A portion of the Gossypium arboreum isolate Shixiya-1 chromosome 8, ASM2569848v2, whole genome shotgun sequence genome contains these proteins:
- the LOC108470059 gene encoding BTB/POZ and MATH domain-containing protein 2-like — protein MGKVLLEASKPSSSSASSVSTTTTSTSVTETVNGSHQFKITGYSLSKGLGIGKYIASDTFMVGGYLWAIYFYPDGKSPEDNATYVSLFIALASEGTDVRALFELTLLDQSGKERHKVHSHFGRTLESGPYTLKYRGSMWGYKRFFKRTLLEQSDYLKDDCLSVHCSVGVVKSHTEGPKIYSIAVTPSNISRHFGKLLESGKGTDVSFEVDGEVIHAHKLVLAARSPVFRAQLFGPMKDQNTKQIKIEDMEAPVFKALLHFIYWDSLPDMQELTGLNSKWASALMSQHLLAAADRYGLDRLRLLCEANLCEDVTINTVATTLALAEQHHCFQLKAVCLKFVAMPENLRAVMQTDGFEYLKESCPSVLTELLEHVARVNEHSVIVCRHGNEAILDGSDANGRRVKQRL, from the exons ATGGGGAAGGTTCTATTGGAAGCATCGAAGCCATCCTCGTCGTCGGCCTCCTCCGTTAGCACGACAACGACTTCGACGTCGGTGACGGAGACAGTGAATGGGTCTCACCAGTTCAAGATCACGGGGTATTCGTTGTCTAAAGGTTTGGGGATCGGAAAATACATAGCTTCCGACACGTTCATGGTGGGTGGATATTTGTGGGCGATCTATTTTTATCCCGATGGAAAGAGCCCCGAAGATAATGCCACCTACGTTTCATTGTTCATTGCTTTGGCAAGCGAGGGGACCGATGTAAGGGCGCTTTTTGAGCTCACGCTCTTGGATCAAAGCGGGAAAGAACGGCATAAGGTGCATAGCCATTTTGGGAGGACGCTTGAGAGTGGGCCTTACACACTTAAGTATCGCGGCAGCATGTG GGGATATAAACGATTTTTCAAAAGAACTCTACTGGAGCAGTCGGACTACCTCAAAGATGATTGCCTCTCGGTTCACTGTAGTGTTGGTGTTGTTAAGTCACACACAGAGGGTCCTAAGATCTACTCCATAGCTGTTACACCTTCCAACATCAGTCGTCATTTTGGGAAACTACTAGAAAGTGGAAAGGGAACTGATGTAAGCTTTGAGGTTGATGGGGAAGTCATTCATGCCCACAAGTTGGTACTTGCTGCTCGTTCTCCTGTGTTTAGGGCACAACTTTTTGGACCGATGAAGGATCAGAATACGAAGCAAATAAAAATTGAAGATATGGAAGCTCCTGTTTTCAAG GCCTTACTTCACTTTATATACTGGGATTCTCTACCTGACATGCAAGAGCTCACTGGTCTCAACTCAAAGTGGGCCTCTGCTTTGATGTCTCAGCACCTGCTTGCCGCTGCAGATAGGTATGGGCTTGATAGGCTGAGATTACTCTGTGAGGCCAATCTTTGTGAGGATGTTACCATTAACACTGTGGCAACTACATTAGCCTTGGCGGAGCAGCACCATTGTTTCCAGCTGAAAGCTGTGTGTCTCAAGTTTGTTGCGATGCCAGAAAATCTTAGAG CTGTAATGCAGACTGACGGTTTCGAGTACTTAAAGGAAAGTTGCCCGTCTGTCTTGACCGAGCTGTTGGAGCATGTGGCTAGAGTCAACGAGCACTCAGTGATTGTATGCAGGCATGGGAACGAAGCCATCCTTGACGGAAGTGATGCCAATGGTAGGCGGGTCAAGCAACGACTATAG